A region of Pseudarthrobacter sp. NIBRBAC000502770 DNA encodes the following proteins:
- the metH gene encoding methionine synthase — protein sequence MPRFALDIESVPRPARAQELLDAVNQRVVIADGAMGTMLQGRDLSLETDFQNLEGCNEILNDTRPDVIADIHDAYFATGIDAVETNTFGANWSNLSDYGIDDRIAELAQKGARIARERAEAAEETDGRMRWVLGSMGPGTKLPSLGHTSYDYLKQTFALQAEGLIDGGADAFLIETSQDLLQTKAAVNGCKQAIVSKGVRLPIFVEVTVETTGTMLMGSEIGAALTALEPLGVDAIGLNCATGPDEMSEHLRHLAKQSSVAIACMPNAGLPILGANGAHYPLTPTELATAHEQFVREFGLGLVGGCCGTTPEHMAAVVERLAPFRTKAVAAAGDKTAPARIPTEREAGVASLYQHVNFDQESAYLAIGERTNANGSKAFRQAMLEERWDDCVDIAREQIRVGAHLLDVCVDYVGRDGVADVKEIVSRFASASTLPLVIDSTEPPVLQAGLELIGGRPVVNSVNYEDGDGPNSRFARIMPLVKEHGTAVIALTINEEGQARTTEGKVAIASRLVDALVGDWGMRVEDIIVDCLTFPVATGQEETRRDGIETIEAIRQITAKYPGINTTLGVSNVSFGLNPAARIVLNSVFLHEAVQAGLTSGIIDAAKIVPLASLPDEQRKVALDLVWDRREYDADGNTTYDPLAIMLDMFAGVDTAALKDQRAAELAALPTGARLERRIIDGEGKGLEADLDLARSEGMTPLGIINDHLLEGMKVVGERFGAGEMQLPFVLQSAEVMKNAVALLEPHMEKSDSSGKGTMVIATVRGDVHDIGKNLVDIILTNNGYKVINIGIKQGIAEIIAAAEQHNADVIGMSGLLVKSTVVMKENLAELQSRGLAKKWPVILGGAALTRAYVEQDLAEQFDGVVRYAKDAFEGLSLMEPLVRVARGESPDDVGLPPLKKRIHKGGAKFTITEPEAMPGRSDVATDNPVPVPPFWGTRIVRGVSLHDYSAFLDERATFMGQWGLKPGRGEDGASYEELVEREGRPRLRYWLDRILGEGMLDASVAYGYFPVVSEGEQVVVLHHGEDPDGVLGQAGLLAPDGGSGGPIGTDRLRFDFPRQRRDRHLCLADFVKSRESGQIDVLPVQLVTAGSRIEEFTSKMFAANQYRDYYELNGLVMQLTEALAEFWHARIRKELGFASEEPKDTAGYFKLDYRGARFSLGYPACPDMEDRRKVTELLKPERMGVILSDELMLHPEQSTDAFVFHHPEAKYFKV from the coding sequence ATGCCTCGTTTCGCACTGGACATCGAGTCCGTCCCCCGCCCCGCCCGTGCCCAGGAACTCCTGGACGCCGTGAACCAGCGGGTGGTCATTGCCGACGGCGCCATGGGCACCATGCTGCAAGGCCGGGACCTCTCGCTCGAAACGGACTTCCAGAACCTGGAAGGCTGCAACGAGATCCTCAACGACACCCGTCCGGACGTCATTGCGGATATCCATGACGCCTACTTCGCCACGGGCATCGACGCGGTCGAAACCAATACCTTCGGCGCCAACTGGTCCAACCTCTCCGACTACGGCATCGATGACCGCATCGCCGAGCTCGCACAAAAGGGCGCCAGGATCGCGCGCGAACGGGCCGAAGCTGCAGAGGAAACAGACGGCCGCATGCGCTGGGTCCTCGGCTCCATGGGCCCCGGCACCAAGCTCCCCAGCCTGGGCCACACCAGCTACGACTACCTCAAGCAGACCTTCGCCCTCCAGGCAGAGGGCCTCATCGACGGCGGCGCGGACGCCTTCCTCATCGAAACCAGCCAGGACCTCCTGCAGACTAAGGCCGCGGTCAACGGCTGCAAGCAGGCCATCGTCTCCAAGGGCGTCCGCCTCCCCATCTTCGTTGAGGTGACGGTCGAGACCACCGGCACCATGCTCATGGGCTCCGAAATCGGCGCCGCGCTTACCGCCCTGGAACCGCTCGGCGTCGACGCCATCGGCCTGAACTGCGCCACCGGCCCGGACGAGATGAGCGAGCACCTCCGCCACCTCGCCAAGCAGTCCTCCGTCGCCATCGCCTGCATGCCCAACGCCGGCCTGCCCATCCTCGGCGCCAACGGTGCACACTACCCGCTCACCCCCACCGAACTCGCCACCGCGCACGAGCAGTTCGTGCGCGAATTCGGCCTGGGCCTGGTGGGCGGCTGCTGCGGTACGACGCCGGAGCACATGGCCGCCGTCGTCGAACGTTTGGCGCCCTTCCGCACCAAAGCCGTGGCCGCGGCAGGGGACAAAACAGCACCGGCGCGAATCCCCACCGAGCGCGAGGCCGGCGTCGCCTCCCTCTACCAGCACGTGAACTTTGACCAGGAATCCGCGTACCTGGCTATCGGTGAGCGAACCAACGCCAACGGCTCCAAAGCCTTCCGCCAGGCCATGCTCGAGGAGCGCTGGGACGACTGCGTGGACATCGCCCGCGAACAGATCCGCGTCGGCGCACACCTGCTGGACGTCTGCGTCGACTACGTGGGCCGCGACGGCGTCGCGGACGTCAAGGAAATCGTCTCCCGCTTCGCGTCCGCCTCCACCCTCCCGCTGGTCATCGACTCCACCGAACCGCCCGTCCTGCAGGCCGGCCTGGAACTCATCGGCGGCCGCCCCGTGGTCAACTCCGTCAACTACGAGGACGGCGACGGCCCCAACAGCCGCTTCGCCCGCATCATGCCCCTGGTCAAGGAACACGGCACCGCCGTCATCGCCCTGACCATCAACGAAGAAGGCCAGGCCCGCACCACCGAAGGCAAGGTGGCCATCGCCTCCCGCCTCGTCGACGCCCTGGTGGGCGACTGGGGCATGCGGGTCGAGGACATCATCGTCGACTGCCTCACCTTCCCCGTCGCCACCGGCCAGGAGGAAACCCGCCGCGACGGCATCGAAACCATCGAGGCCATCCGCCAGATCACCGCCAAATACCCCGGCATCAACACCACCCTCGGCGTCTCCAACGTCTCCTTCGGCCTGAACCCCGCCGCGCGCATCGTCCTGAACTCCGTGTTCCTGCACGAGGCCGTCCAGGCCGGCCTGACCAGCGGCATCATCGACGCCGCCAAGATCGTCCCGCTCGCCTCCCTCCCCGATGAGCAGCGCAAGGTGGCCCTGGACCTCGTCTGGGACCGCCGCGAATACGACGCCGACGGCAACACCACCTACGACCCCCTGGCCATAATGCTGGACATGTTCGCCGGCGTCGACACCGCAGCGCTCAAGGACCAGCGCGCCGCCGAACTCGCGGCCCTGCCCACCGGCGCGCGGCTGGAACGGCGCATCATCGACGGCGAAGGCAAGGGCCTCGAAGCAGACCTGGACCTGGCCCGCAGCGAAGGCATGACCCCGCTGGGCATCATCAACGACCACCTGCTCGAGGGCATGAAGGTGGTGGGCGAACGCTTCGGCGCCGGCGAAATGCAGCTGCCGTTCGTGCTGCAGTCCGCCGAGGTGATGAAGAACGCCGTCGCGCTGCTCGAACCGCACATGGAGAAGTCGGACTCCTCCGGCAAGGGGACCATGGTGATCGCCACCGTGCGCGGCGACGTGCACGACATCGGCAAGAACCTGGTGGACATCATCCTCACCAACAACGGCTACAAGGTCATCAACATCGGCATCAAGCAGGGCATCGCCGAGATCATCGCCGCAGCCGAGCAGCACAACGCCGACGTGATCGGCATGTCCGGCCTGCTGGTCAAGTCCACCGTGGTGATGAAGGAAAACCTCGCCGAGCTGCAGTCCCGCGGCCTGGCCAAGAAATGGCCGGTCATCCTGGGCGGCGCGGCACTCACCCGCGCCTACGTGGAGCAGGACCTGGCGGAGCAGTTCGACGGCGTGGTCCGCTACGCCAAGGACGCCTTCGAGGGCCTGTCCCTCATGGAACCACTGGTCCGCGTGGCCCGCGGTGAATCACCGGACGACGTCGGCCTGCCGCCGTTGAAGAAGCGCATCCACAAGGGCGGGGCGAAGTTCACCATCACCGAGCCGGAGGCCATGCCCGGCCGCTCCGACGTCGCCACCGACAACCCCGTCCCCGTGCCGCCGTTCTGGGGCACCAGGATCGTCCGCGGCGTCTCGCTCCACGACTACTCCGCGTTCCTCGACGAGCGTGCCACCTTCATGGGCCAGTGGGGCCTCAAGCCCGGCCGCGGCGAGGACGGCGCCTCCTACGAGGAACTCGTGGAACGCGAGGGCCGGCCGCGCCTGCGCTACTGGCTGGACCGCATCCTGGGCGAAGGCATGCTCGATGCGTCCGTCGCCTACGGCTACTTCCCCGTGGTCTCGGAGGGTGAGCAGGTGGTGGTGCTGCACCACGGAGAGGATCCCGACGGCGTCCTGGGCCAGGCAGGTCTGCTTGCCCCGGACGGTGGTTCAGGCGGCCCGATCGGCACCGACCGCCTGCGGTTCGACTTCCCACGGCAGCGCCGCGACCGGCACCTGTGCCTCGCCGACTTCGTGAAGTCCCGCGAGTCCGGCCAGATCGACGTGCTGCCGGTCCAGCTGGTCACCGCCGGCTCCAGGATCGAAGAGTTCACGTCCAAGATGTTCGCGGCAAACCAGTATCGCGACTACTACGAACTCAACGGCCTGGTCATGCAGCTCACCGAGGCGCTGGCCGAGTTCTGGCACGCCCGCATCCGCAAGGAGCTCGGCTTCGCGTCCGAGGAGCCCAAGGACACAGCAGGGTACTTCAAGCTGGACTACCGCGGTGCCCGGTTCTCGCTGGGCTACCCCGCCTGCCCTGACATGGAGGACCGCCGCAAGGTCACCGAGCTGTTGAAGCCCGAGCGCATGGGCGTCATCCTGAGCGACGAGCTGATGCTGCACCCCGAGCAGTCCACCGACGCGTTCGTGTTCCACCACCCGGAGGCCAAGTACTTCAAGGTGTGA
- a CDS encoding serine/threonine-protein kinase, which translates to MGNEAALLKLALDELGITLIRDLKAGGQKTVHLVDHEGVSRVLKLVEIPAAEPNALERARREVALLAGTEHANVVKVVSPLTELGNPVRGAAWMEEFLDGGDLSDFLGGPWPAAEVREMGIAVSAGLSALHLQQVVHRDLSASNVRRLADGTYKVMDPGFAKHTLRTGLTVGGQPGTRGFMTPEHLQAYTGPTAASDVFAVGQLMYFAATGFAPYPYKGDDAEYITRLSAGHYTPLAQVRSDYPAELLAVIERALHPQPARRYRNGDALRVALEGTK; encoded by the coding sequence ATGGGGAATGAAGCGGCGCTGCTCAAGCTGGCACTCGATGAGCTCGGAATAACTTTGATTCGAGACCTCAAGGCCGGAGGCCAAAAAACTGTGCATCTGGTGGATCACGAGGGCGTTTCCCGGGTACTCAAACTAGTCGAAATTCCGGCGGCCGAGCCAAATGCTCTTGAGCGCGCGCGAAGGGAAGTCGCGCTTCTGGCCGGAACCGAGCACGCCAATGTCGTCAAGGTCGTTTCGCCCCTAACTGAGCTTGGCAACCCCGTGCGCGGAGCAGCTTGGATGGAGGAGTTTCTGGATGGGGGCGACCTAAGCGACTTCCTCGGTGGACCTTGGCCGGCAGCCGAGGTCCGGGAGATGGGCATAGCCGTATCCGCCGGGCTTTCTGCCCTACATTTGCAGCAGGTGGTCCACAGGGACCTGAGTGCCAGCAATGTCCGAAGGCTCGCGGATGGGACGTACAAGGTGATGGACCCCGGATTCGCTAAGCACACCCTTCGTACCGGACTGACCGTCGGAGGGCAGCCGGGGACTCGTGGCTTCATGACGCCCGAGCACTTACAGGCGTATACGGGCCCTACTGCTGCCTCAGATGTCTTTGCCGTGGGTCAGTTGATGTACTTTGCCGCGACGGGATTCGCACCGTATCCGTACAAGGGGGACGATGCGGAGTACATCACAAGGCTTAGCGCCGGGCACTACACTCCCCTAGCCCAGGTGCGTTCGGATTATCCGGCAGAACTGTTGGCTGTTATTGAAAGAGCTCTGCACCCCCAGCCTGCCCGTAGATACCGAAATGGAGATGCCCTGCGAGTAGCTCTGGAGGGAACGAAATGA
- a CDS encoding LLM class flavin-dependent oxidoreductase codes for MPHPDRPLRKLGFLTIGLFDPANPAAGHESTLEIIELGERLGFDSAWLRHRHLQFGISSPVAVMAAASQRTSRIELGTAVTPLGWENPLRLAEDLATVDLLAGGRINPGVSVGEPMQYDTVKHELYPDTADVEDFSYARVERFARLVAGEPVREFSGKHGVVEEFSNRVEPHSPGLRERLWYGAGSTKSAIWAGANGFNLLSSSVIFPGKDQEPDFALVQQSQIRAFREAAAAAGHVQARVSQGLVVIPTDSATPTQREKYQRYVDERTPRTASPQGPRGMMFAADLIGTSEEIAEKLYSHAGFQEVDEVAFALPFSFDHEDYVQILTDIAGKLGPALGWAPGEGSGSLR; via the coding sequence ATGCCGCACCCCGACCGTCCCCTGCGCAAGCTGGGATTCCTCACTATTGGCCTCTTTGATCCCGCCAATCCGGCTGCGGGCCATGAATCCACGCTGGAAATCATCGAACTGGGGGAGCGACTGGGGTTCGACAGTGCCTGGCTGCGCCACCGGCACCTGCAGTTCGGCATCTCTTCTCCTGTCGCGGTGATGGCGGCGGCGAGCCAACGGACCTCGCGGATTGAACTGGGCACTGCGGTGACGCCGCTGGGCTGGGAAAACCCTCTGCGCCTGGCCGAGGACCTGGCCACAGTGGACCTGCTCGCCGGTGGACGCATCAACCCAGGCGTAAGCGTTGGGGAGCCGATGCAGTACGACACCGTGAAGCATGAGCTGTACCCGGATACGGCGGACGTGGAGGATTTCAGCTACGCCCGCGTGGAGCGGTTTGCGCGGCTGGTGGCGGGTGAGCCGGTGCGGGAATTTTCCGGCAAGCACGGCGTGGTGGAGGAGTTCTCCAACCGCGTGGAGCCGCATTCACCGGGGCTGCGTGAGCGCCTTTGGTACGGAGCCGGGAGTACGAAGTCAGCGATATGGGCCGGGGCCAATGGCTTCAATCTGCTCTCCAGCAGCGTGATCTTCCCCGGCAAGGACCAGGAACCGGACTTCGCCTTGGTCCAGCAGTCGCAGATCCGGGCGTTCCGGGAAGCGGCTGCTGCTGCCGGGCATGTTCAGGCGCGGGTCTCGCAGGGGTTGGTGGTGATTCCGACCGACTCGGCGACTCCGACCCAGCGGGAGAAGTACCAGCGGTACGTCGACGAACGCACGCCGCGCACCGCTTCTCCGCAGGGGCCGAGGGGCATGATGTTTGCCGCCGACCTCATCGGCACCAGCGAGGAGATCGCGGAGAAGCTGTACTCCCACGCCGGTTTCCAGGAAGTGGATGAGGTGGCGTTCGCGCTTCCGTTCAGCTTCGACCACGAGGACTACGTCCAGATCCTTACCGATATCGCGGGCAAATTGGGGCCGGCTCTGGGTTGGGCTCCGGGTGAGGGGTCGGGGTCGTTGCGGTAG